A genomic window from Thiomonas arsenitoxydans includes:
- the tyrS gene encoding tyrosine--tRNA ligase produces MMDSNSPVELPDAVRNALAITKRGCAELLVEADWIAKLTRSHQTGQPLRIKLGLDPTAPDIHIGHTVVLNKLRQLQDLGHTVIFLIGDFTSRIGDPSGRNATRPPLTIEQIKTNAQTYYAQASLVLDPQKTEIRYNSEWSEPLGADGMIRLAAKYTLARLLERDDFTKRFKEGVPIAMHELLYPLMQGFDSVALKSDLELGGTDQKFNLLVGRELQREYGQEPQCILTMPLLEGLDGVEKMSKSKGNYIGIQEAPATMFAKLLSISDVLMWRYYELLSFRPMSEIAALKAEVEAGRNPKDAKVMLARELVTRFHSASAADAAEADFALRASGGIPDDIPEVRLALPEGGLALPQALKQAGLVPSTAEGVRMIEQRGVRIDGTVAEDRTLKLGAGTVVLQVGKRKFARVTLG; encoded by the coding sequence ATGATGGACTCCAACTCTCCCGTCGAACTTCCCGACGCCGTGCGCAACGCACTGGCCATCACCAAACGCGGCTGCGCCGAACTGCTGGTGGAGGCCGACTGGATCGCCAAACTGACCCGCAGCCACCAAACCGGCCAGCCGCTGCGCATCAAACTCGGCCTCGACCCCACCGCGCCCGACATTCATATCGGCCACACCGTGGTGCTCAACAAGCTCAGGCAGTTGCAAGATCTGGGCCACACGGTCATTTTTCTCATCGGCGATTTCACCTCGCGCATCGGCGATCCGTCCGGGCGCAACGCCACCCGCCCGCCGCTGACGATCGAGCAGATCAAGACCAACGCCCAGACCTATTACGCCCAGGCCAGCCTGGTGCTCGACCCGCAAAAAACCGAGATTCGCTACAACTCCGAGTGGAGCGAGCCGCTGGGCGCCGATGGCATGATTCGCCTGGCCGCCAAATACACCCTGGCGCGACTGCTGGAGCGCGACGATTTCACCAAGCGGTTCAAGGAGGGCGTGCCCATCGCCATGCACGAACTGCTCTACCCGCTGATGCAGGGTTTTGATTCGGTGGCGCTCAAGAGCGACCTCGAACTCGGCGGCACCGATCAGAAGTTCAACTTGCTGGTCGGGCGCGAACTGCAGCGCGAATACGGCCAGGAGCCGCAGTGCATTCTCACCATGCCGCTGCTCGAAGGGCTGGACGGTGTGGAAAAAATGTCCAAGTCCAAGGGCAATTACATCGGTATCCAGGAAGCCCCGGCGACCATGTTCGCCAAGCTGCTGTCCATCAGCGACGTGTTGATGTGGCGCTACTACGAGCTGCTGTCCTTCCGCCCGATGAGCGAGATTGCCGCACTCAAGGCAGAAGTCGAAGCCGGACGCAACCCGAAAGATGCCAAGGTGATGCTGGCCCGCGAACTCGTCACCCGCTTCCACTCTGCGTCCGCGGCCGACGCGGCCGAGGCCGACTTCGCCCTGCGCGCCAGCGGCGGCATTCCCGACGACATCCCCGAAGTGCGCCTGGCCCTGCCTGAAGGCGGGCTGGCGCTGCCTCAGGCGCTCAAGCAGGCCGGGCTGGTGCCCTCCACCGCCGAAGGCGTGCGCATGATCGAACAGCGCGGCGTGCGCATCGACGGCACGGTGGCCGAAGACCGCACCCTCAAACTCGGCGCGGGCACCGTGGTGCTGCAGGTCGGCAAACGCAAGTTCGCCAGGGTGACGCTGGGCTGA
- a CDS encoding M23 family metallopeptidase, whose protein sequence is MAKPLRAQDAALWVSQRSAEVVQALRAHPRRLAASVGGALLLSSAGAYALVEAQPQLPPRATLATVLDNDVQGQTEALAAVDLRYASSTSVRHRDTVQQLLKRLGVTDPAAIAQLGKNASFRALLAAGGGPEPVRAQVNAQGELLQLAAVLPMPAGTDPLAAPVWRELTVQPGADGTLQVSTTERKLEPRTRLANISVRGALTTALSQSGVPSPVGAQLVKAFAPQIDLRRSLRKGDQVALVYEMQTLDGRELRPGRLLAAEVRSRGVVRQAVWFAAHGEAAGGYYTPAGQGLEKAWATTPLPGAKVTSPFGLRMHPLSGRREMHEGVDFAARIGTPVPSVAEGRVKFAGVQSGYGNVIKIAHPGGFETVYAHLSSIAVKPGQTVSEGQNIGKTGNTGTSTGPHLHFEFHAAGRLIDPLRMASYVPQGKPLPPGEKASFFAATAVMRTQLAQAAGSDDAVRLARVD, encoded by the coding sequence ATGGCTAAGCCGCTGCGCGCTCAAGACGCGGCGCTGTGGGTGTCGCAACGCTCGGCCGAGGTGGTGCAGGCGCTGCGTGCGCATCCGCGGCGTCTGGCCGCCAGCGTGGGCGGCGCTCTGCTGCTGAGCAGCGCCGGGGCTTATGCCCTGGTCGAGGCGCAGCCGCAGCTGCCGCCGCGCGCCACTCTCGCTACCGTGCTCGACAACGATGTGCAGGGACAGACCGAAGCGCTTGCTGCGGTCGATCTGCGTTATGCCAGCAGCACTTCGGTGCGGCATCGGGACACCGTGCAGCAATTGCTCAAACGCCTGGGCGTGACCGATCCGGCCGCCATCGCGCAGCTCGGCAAGAATGCAAGTTTCCGCGCGCTGCTCGCCGCAGGCGGCGGGCCCGAACCCGTGCGGGCGCAGGTGAATGCACAGGGTGAACTGCTGCAGCTTGCCGCCGTGCTGCCCATGCCTGCGGGAACCGATCCGCTGGCCGCCCCAGTTTGGCGCGAACTCACGGTGCAGCCCGGTGCCGACGGCACCTTGCAGGTATCGACCACCGAACGCAAGCTCGAACCCCGCACGCGGCTGGCCAACATATCGGTGCGCGGCGCTTTGACGACCGCGCTGAGCCAGTCCGGCGTACCTTCGCCAGTCGGTGCGCAGCTGGTCAAGGCATTCGCTCCACAGATCGACTTGCGCCGCAGCCTGCGCAAGGGCGATCAGGTCGCGCTGGTGTACGAAATGCAGACGCTCGACGGCCGCGAGCTGCGCCCGGGCCGCCTGCTGGCGGCGGAAGTGCGCAGCCGTGGCGTGGTGCGTCAGGCAGTGTGGTTTGCCGCGCACGGTGAGGCCGCCGGTGGCTACTACACCCCTGCCGGCCAGGGGCTGGAAAAAGCCTGGGCCACGACGCCGCTGCCGGGCGCCAAGGTGACGTCGCCCTTCGGCCTGCGCATGCATCCGTTGAGCGGGCGCCGTGAAATGCATGAGGGTGTCGATTTCGCCGCGCGCATCGGCACTCCGGTGCCCAGCGTCGCCGAGGGCCGGGTGAAGTTTGCCGGGGTACAGAGCGGCTATGGCAATGTGATCAAAATCGCGCATCCCGGCGGTTTCGAGACGGTCTACGCCCACTTGAGCAGCATTGCGGTCAAGCCGGGCCAGACCGTGAGCGAAGGCCAGAACATCGGCAAGACCGGCAATACCGGCACCTCCACCGGGCCGCATCTGCATTTCGAATTTCATGCCGCCGGGCGACTGATCGATCCGCTGCGCATGGCCAGCTATGTGCCGCAGGGCAAACCTTTGCCACCGGGCGAAAAAGCCTCGTTCTTCGCCGCCACCGCCGTGATGCGCACCCAACTCGCCCAGGCGGCTGGCAGTGACGACGCCGTGCGGCTGGCGCGTGTCGACTGA
- the uvrA gene encoding excinuclease ABC subunit UvrA has translation MNDLASSFEPLASTQAEALIRVRGARTHNLKNISLDLPRNKLVVITGLSGSGKSSLAFDTLYAEGQRRYVESLSAYARQFLQLMEKPDVDLIEGLAPAIAIEQKATSHNPRSTVGTVTEIHDYLRLLYARAGTPHCPNHPDEPLQAQTISQMVDALVAWPEGRRLLILAPLPAAHMGASAAGRLAALRAQGFVRFRLDGVVVDAQSLPDADAPPPQRIEVVVDRIKTGPDLRQRLAESLETALRLSEGPVGALDADSGELTTFHSRPTCPICGTTAPLLEPKLFSFNNPVGACPTCDGLGEVERFDPARVVAHPELSLASGAIRGWDKRNAFYFQMLQALGAHYGFDLDTPYEQLPQAVRQVLLHGSGSEAIAFTYLNDRNKPTVKSHPFEGIIPNLDRRWNETDSPAVREELARLRTVQTCPDCLGARLGPIARNVTISGERLQALAHLPLRELHDWFATLQLEGQRAEVAARLVIEIGSRLRFLIDVGLDYLTLDRSADTLSGGEAQRIRLASQIGSGLTGVMYVLDEPSIGLHQRDNDRLIATLKRLRDLGNSVLVVEHDADAILCADHVVDMGPGAGEHGGSIIAQGTPQAIMADPNSITGAYLSGARSVFRGKPRQDAAPEHWLTLSGACGNNLHDVTARFPLGRITCVAGVSGSGKSTLINDTLYAACARELNRASLEAAPYAALDGLDQLDKVIAVDQSPIGRTPRSNPATYTGLFTPIRELYAQTPVARERGYDAGRFSFNVKGGRCEACQGDGAVKVEMHFMPDLYVPCDVCGGQRYNRETLEVTYRGLSIAQALELTVEQALETFSAVPAIARKLQTLKDVGLGYIRLGQSAITLSGGEAQRVKLALELSKRDTGRTLYILDEPTTGLHFADIELLLGVLFKLREAGNTIVIIEHNLDVIASADWVVELGPNGGAGGGRLIAEGRPQDIAAHPNSVTGPYLGRVLRGA, from the coding sequence ATGAATGACCTTGCCTCCTCGTTTGAACCGCTGGCCAGCACCCAGGCCGAGGCGCTGATTCGCGTGCGCGGGGCGCGCACCCACAATCTGAAAAACATCTCGCTCGATCTGCCGCGCAACAAGCTGGTGGTGATCACCGGGCTGTCGGGTTCGGGCAAGTCGTCGCTGGCGTTCGACACGCTGTACGCCGAGGGGCAGCGCCGCTACGTGGAAAGTCTGTCGGCGTATGCGCGGCAGTTTTTGCAGTTGATGGAAAAGCCCGATGTCGATCTGATAGAAGGGCTAGCCCCGGCCATCGCCATCGAGCAGAAGGCCACCAGCCACAACCCGCGCTCCACCGTGGGCACGGTGACGGAAATTCATGATTACTTGCGGCTACTCTATGCCCGCGCAGGCACGCCGCATTGCCCCAACCATCCCGACGAGCCCTTGCAAGCGCAGACGATTTCGCAAATGGTCGATGCGCTCGTCGCCTGGCCCGAGGGACGGCGGTTGCTCATTCTCGCGCCGCTGCCTGCGGCGCACATGGGCGCTTCGGCCGCAGGGCGACTGGCGGCGCTGCGGGCGCAGGGCTTTGTGCGCTTTCGGCTCGACGGCGTGGTGGTCGATGCGCAAAGCCTGCCCGATGCCGACGCCCCGCCGCCGCAGCGCATCGAGGTGGTGGTGGACCGCATCAAGACCGGCCCCGATCTGCGTCAGCGTCTGGCCGAGAGCCTGGAGACGGCGCTGCGCTTGTCTGAAGGCCCGGTGGGCGCGCTCGACGCCGACAGCGGTGAGCTGACCACGTTTCACAGCCGTCCCACCTGCCCAATTTGCGGCACCACGGCGCCGCTGCTAGAACCCAAGCTGTTCTCCTTCAACAATCCGGTCGGCGCCTGCCCGACTTGCGACGGGCTCGGCGAGGTCGAGCGCTTCGACCCGGCGCGGGTGGTGGCCCATCCCGAACTCAGTCTGGCCAGCGGCGCGATTCGCGGCTGGGACAAACGCAACGCCTTTTATTTTCAGATGCTGCAGGCGCTGGGCGCGCATTATGGCTTCGATCTCGACACGCCTTACGAGCAGTTGCCGCAGGCGGTGCGCCAGGTGCTGCTGCACGGCAGCGGCTCGGAGGCCATCGCCTTTACTTATCTGAACGACCGCAACAAGCCCACGGTCAAGTCGCACCCCTTCGAGGGCATCATCCCCAACCTCGACCGGCGCTGGAACGAGACCGACAGCCCGGCGGTGCGCGAGGAACTCGCGCGCCTGCGCACCGTGCAGACCTGCCCCGACTGTCTGGGCGCGCGGCTCGGGCCGATTGCACGCAACGTCACGATTAGCGGCGAGCGGCTGCAGGCGCTCGCGCATCTCCCGCTGCGCGAGCTGCACGACTGGTTCGCCACCCTGCAGCTCGAAGGCCAGCGCGCCGAAGTGGCGGCGCGGCTGGTGATTGAAATCGGCAGCCGCCTGCGCTTTCTCATCGACGTGGGGCTGGACTATCTCACGCTGGATCGCAGCGCCGACACGCTCTCAGGCGGCGAGGCGCAGCGCATCCGCCTGGCCAGCCAGATCGGCTCGGGGCTGACCGGGGTGATGTACGTGCTCGACGAGCCGTCCATCGGCCTGCACCAGCGCGACAACGACCGGCTGATCGCCACCCTCAAGCGGCTGCGCGATCTGGGCAACAGCGTGCTGGTGGTCGAGCACGACGCCGACGCTATCCTCTGCGCCGATCATGTGGTGGACATGGGCCCGGGCGCGGGCGAGCACGGCGGCAGCATCATCGCCCAGGGTACGCCGCAGGCCATCATGGCCGATCCCAACTCGATCACCGGCGCTTATCTGAGCGGCGCGCGCAGCGTGTTTCGCGGCAAGCCGCGCCAGGACGCCGCGCCCGAACACTGGCTCACCCTGAGCGGCGCCTGCGGCAACAATCTGCACGACGTCACCGCGCGCTTTCCGCTGGGGCGCATCACCTGCGTGGCGGGGGTGTCGGGTTCGGGTAAATCCACCCTGATCAACGACACGCTCTACGCCGCCTGCGCGCGCGAACTCAACCGCGCCTCTCTGGAGGCCGCGCCCTACGCGGCCCTCGACGGGCTCGATCAGCTCGACAAGGTGATCGCAGTCGATCAGTCGCCCATCGGCCGCACCCCGCGCAGCAATCCGGCCACCTACACCGGGCTGTTCACCCCCATCCGCGAGCTGTACGCGCAGACGCCCGTGGCGCGCGAGCGCGGCTATGACGCCGGACGATTTTCCTTCAACGTCAAGGGCGGGCGCTGCGAAGCCTGCCAGGGCGACGGCGCGGTGAAGGTGGAAATGCACTTCATGCCCGACCTCTACGTGCCCTGCGACGTGTGCGGCGGCCAGCGCTACAACCGCGAAACCCTCGAAGTCACCTACCGCGGTCTGAGCATCGCGCAGGCGCTGGAACTCACGGTGGAGCAGGCGCTGGAGACCTTTTCGGCGGTGCCCGCCATCGCCCGCAAGCTGCAGACGCTCAAGGACGTGGGGCTGGGCTATATCCGCCTCGGGCAGTCGGCCATCACCCTGTCGGGCGGCGAGGCGCAGCGGGTGAAGCTGGCGCTCGAACTCTCCAAACGCGACACCGGCCGCACCCTTTACATCCTCGACGAGCCCACCACCGGCCTGCACTTCGCCGACATCGAACTGCTGCTGGGCGTGCTGTTCAAGCTGCGCGAGGCCGGCAACACCATCGTCATCATCGAGCACAACCTCGACGTCATCGCCAGCGCCGACTGGGTGGTCGAACTCGGCCCCAATGGCGGCGCGGGCGGCGGCCGCCTCATTGCCGAAGGCAGGCCGCAAGACATCGCCGCCCACCCGAACAGCGTCACCGGCCCCTACCTCGGCCGGGTGCTGCGCGGCGCGTAA
- the erpA gene encoding iron-sulfur cluster insertion protein ErpA, translated as MSAMLDTAPTAEMAAPPAPLLFTDSAAAKVKELIDEEGNNDLKLRVFVQGGGCSGFQYGFTFDEAVNEDDTQMVKNGVTLLIDAMSLQYLVGAEIDYKDGLEGAQFVIKNPNATTTCGCGSSFSV; from the coding sequence ATGAGCGCCATGCTTGATACCGCCCCCACCGCCGAAATGGCCGCCCCGCCCGCCCCCCTGCTGTTCACCGACAGCGCGGCGGCCAAGGTCAAGGAGCTGATTGACGAGGAAGGCAACAATGATCTGAAGCTGCGCGTGTTCGTGCAAGGCGGCGGCTGCTCCGGCTTTCAGTACGGCTTCACGTTCGACGAAGCGGTGAACGAAGACGACACGCAGATGGTGAAAAACGGCGTCACCCTGCTGATCGACGCCATGAGCCTGCAATATCTGGTGGGCGCCGAGATCGACTACAAGGATGGCCTCGAAGGCGCCCAGTTCGTCATCAAGAACCCGAACGCCACCACCACCTGCGGCTGCGGCTCGTCGTTTTCGGTTTGA
- a CDS encoding GlsB/YeaQ/YmgE family stress response membrane protein → MGLIGFLIIGLIAGWLAGKITKGSGFGVLGDLVVGVVGAFIGGFLFRLLGLFPGGGMLPSLIVATIGAIVLLWLIRLVK, encoded by the coding sequence ATGGGACTTATCGGATTTTTAATCATCGGCCTGATCGCGGGCTGGCTGGCGGGCAAGATCACCAAAGGCAGCGGCTTTGGCGTGCTGGGCGATCTGGTGGTCGGCGTGGTCGGCGCCTTCATCGGCGGCTTTCTGTTCCGCCTGCTCGGCCTGTTTCCCGGCGGCGGCATGCTGCCCAGCCTGATCGTGGCCACCATCGGCGCCATCGTGCTGCTCTGGCTCATCCGGCTGGTGAAATGA
- a CDS encoding MFS transporter: protein MASKSSRSTKTTAPKDAMTPAERRASSTLASIYGLRMLGLFFILPVFSIYAEHLPHGHDKFLVGLALGIYGLTQAVLQIPFGVASDRFGRKPVMVFGLLIFAIGSFVAGASDNLYLIIIGRAIQGAGAISAAISAMIADSTRDQHRTKAMAMVGMTIGFSFILSLVLGPPIYHAISVPGMFDLTGILALLAIAVVIWVVPNVPMTTHSEEVQGHWAKAVFTPALLKLDLSIFVVNFLQVSMFVVVPVALVKYAGIPLLHHWMVYLPVTLISFAVSIPGIIYAEKYGYMKPVFVGGVALLVLTMLGFAAGYKNPVALIAALFFFFLSFNLMEALLPSLVSRTAPANRKGLAMGVYNTGQSLGLFAGGAVGGWLSQYSSEDVFFVAAALAALWLLVSFTIQPPPNRHKPAEADAASAQPQNA from the coding sequence ATGGCTTCCAAATCTTCCCGATCGACCAAAACCACAGCCCCCAAGGACGCCATGACGCCCGCCGAGCGCCGCGCCAGCAGTACGCTGGCGTCGATCTACGGCCTGCGCATGCTGGGGCTGTTTTTCATCCTGCCGGTGTTTTCCATCTACGCCGAGCATCTGCCCCACGGACACGATAAATTCCTCGTCGGTCTGGCGCTGGGCATCTACGGCCTGACGCAAGCGGTGCTGCAGATCCCCTTCGGCGTGGCCAGCGACCGCTTCGGCCGCAAGCCGGTGATGGTGTTCGGACTGCTGATTTTCGCCATCGGCTCATTCGTCGCCGGAGCGAGCGACAACCTCTACCTCATCATCATCGGCCGCGCCATTCAGGGCGCCGGGGCCATTTCGGCGGCCATCTCGGCCATGATTGCCGACTCCACCCGCGACCAGCACCGCACAAAGGCCATGGCCATGGTGGGCATGACCATCGGCTTTTCCTTCATCCTCTCGCTGGTGCTGGGCCCGCCCATCTATCACGCCATCTCGGTGCCCGGCATGTTCGACCTCACCGGCATTCTTGCGCTACTGGCCATTGCCGTGGTCATCTGGGTCGTGCCCAACGTGCCCATGACCACGCACTCCGAAGAGGTGCAGGGCCACTGGGCCAAGGCGGTGTTCACCCCGGCGCTGCTCAAGCTCGACCTCTCGATTTTTGTCGTCAACTTTCTGCAGGTCAGCATGTTCGTGGTCGTGCCGGTGGCGTTGGTGAAATACGCCGGCATTCCCCTGCTGCACCACTGGATGGTCTATCTGCCCGTCACGCTGATTTCGTTTGCCGTATCCATTCCCGGCATCATCTACGCCGAGAAATACGGCTATATGAAACCCGTGTTCGTCGGCGGCGTGGCCCTGCTGGTGCTGACCATGCTGGGCTTTGCCGCAGGCTACAAAAACCCCGTGGCGCTCATCGCCGCGCTGTTCTTTTTCTTTCTGTCCTTCAACCTGATGGAAGCGCTGCTGCCCTCGCTGGTGTCGCGCACCGCGCCTGCCAACCGCAAGGGTCTGGCCATGGGCGTGTACAACACCGGGCAATCGCTCGGCCTGTTTGCCGGTGGCGCGGTGGGCGGATGGCTGTCGCAATACAGCAGCGAAGATGTGTTTTTTGTCGCTGCCGCGCTGGCCGCGCTGTGGCTGCTGGTGTCGTTCACCATCCAGCCTCCGCCCAATCGCCACAAACCCGCCGAGGCCGACGCCGCCTCCGCGCAACCGCAAAACGCCTGA
- a CDS encoding M23 family metallopeptidase: MSFVEFKQSAAQGAQSLAGWMHQHRKRVLAGVGSGLLLTSAAAFALAYEGPQAHPPAPTWVSVAVASTAPQQADELSNADQVVYTTAHVRASDTVESLLRRLQVTDPQQLRQLSAQADLRALVTGDPGRVVAAQVSNLGELQSLHGRLPGLKPVAEGGQKARQLRELTVKATPTGWDVQTQSRLVQPVLRVASGTVKSSFFAAADEAGMPRNVASQLIDVFDTQINFRRNLRPGDRFNVVYRVYQAQGQTLADGRLVSAEFVNQGHDYKAVWFDAKGDAKGGAKVSGYYAPNGDSLSRAFLLSPLPYDRITSGWGWRENPVMHFHEFHKGIDLAIPVGTPVKTIADGRVVYAGWGTGYGKYVKVDHPGGFATIYAHLSAFKVHVGESVKQGEVVALSGNTGWSTGPHVYFQFFVHGTPVNPLDIAHYSPKGTAVPAALKPEFLAQTAEPRHLLAVIDGGSPVVDAAAQAAKEPQHG; the protein is encoded by the coding sequence ATGTCGTTTGTCGAATTCAAGCAGTCTGCGGCGCAAGGCGCGCAGAGTTTGGCCGGTTGGATGCATCAGCATCGCAAACGGGTTTTGGCGGGGGTGGGAAGTGGTTTGCTGCTGACCAGCGCCGCCGCCTTCGCCCTGGCTTACGAAGGGCCGCAGGCGCATCCGCCCGCGCCGACCTGGGTCAGCGTGGCGGTGGCGAGCACCGCGCCGCAGCAGGCCGATGAGCTCTCGAATGCCGATCAGGTGGTCTACACCACGGCGCATGTGCGGGCGAGCGATACCGTCGAATCGCTGCTGCGTCGTCTGCAGGTGACCGATCCGCAGCAGTTGCGCCAGCTCAGCGCGCAAGCCGATTTGCGGGCTCTGGTCACCGGAGATCCCGGCCGCGTGGTCGCGGCCCAGGTGAGCAATCTGGGCGAATTGCAGTCGCTGCACGGCCGTTTGCCCGGGCTCAAGCCGGTGGCCGAGGGCGGCCAGAAGGCGCGCCAGTTGCGCGAACTGACGGTCAAGGCCACGCCAACAGGCTGGGACGTGCAGACGCAATCGCGCCTCGTTCAGCCGGTTTTGCGTGTGGCCAGCGGCACGGTGAAATCCAGCTTTTTCGCCGCAGCCGACGAGGCCGGGATGCCCCGCAACGTGGCCTCGCAACTGATCGACGTGTTCGACACCCAGATCAACTTCCGCCGCAATCTGCGTCCGGGCGACCGTTTCAATGTGGTGTACCGGGTCTATCAGGCGCAGGGCCAGACGCTGGCCGATGGCCGCCTGGTGTCGGCGGAATTCGTCAACCAGGGCCACGACTACAAAGCCGTGTGGTTCGACGCCAAGGGCGATGCCAAGGGGGGCGCCAAAGTTTCCGGGTATTACGCGCCCAATGGCGACAGCCTGAGTCGCGCCTTTCTGCTGTCCCCCCTGCCCTACGACCGCATCACTTCAGGCTGGGGCTGGCGCGAAAACCCGGTGATGCACTTCCATGAATTCCACAAGGGCATCGACCTGGCCATTCCCGTGGGCACGCCGGTCAAGACCATCGCCGACGGCCGCGTGGTGTATGCGGGCTGGGGCACGGGCTACGGCAAATACGTCAAGGTCGATCATCCAGGCGGTTTTGCCACCATCTATGCGCATCTGAGCGCGTTCAAGGTGCATGTGGGCGAGTCGGTCAAGCAAGGCGAGGTGGTGGCGCTGTCGGGCAATACCGGCTGGTCCACCGGGCCGCATGTGTATTTCCAGTTTTTCGTGCACGGCACGCCGGTCAATCCCCTGGACATTGCGCACTATTCGCCCAAGGGCACGGCGGTTCCGGCCGCGCTCAAGCCGGAATTTCTGGCGCAAACGGCTGAACCGCGCCATCTGCTTGCCGTCATCGATGGCGGCAGCCCGGTGGTCGATGCCGCCGCGCAGGCCGCCAAGGAGCCGCAGCATGGCTAA
- a CDS encoding anhydro-N-acetylmuramic acid kinase: MSTEPGLFIGLMSGTSLDGVDGVLLESAPGTPPRVLAHAARAFPTGLRAEFFALNTADFDELHRSALAAQQLADLYAEVVATLLRDSGVSAASVRAIGAHGQTVRHRPDLGYTAQINAPALLAERCGIAVVADFRSRDVAAGGQGAPLVPAFHRAVFAVAGADVAILNLGGFANLSLLFADGRTLGFDTGPGNALLDHWAQRHLGHPYDAQGAWAAGGAVRADLLTQFLADPYFSRVAPKSTGRDDFHPAWLERHLSAHAAQASPQDVQATLAALTAHSVAEALRRAMPAVCELVICGGGARNTDLLSRLQQALPGVTCRPSDHSGIPAEQVEAAAFAWLAQQTLLGLPSNLPAVTGAAGPRVLGAVYPA; the protein is encoded by the coding sequence GTGTCGACTGAACCGGGCCTGTTCATCGGGCTCATGTCGGGCACTTCGCTCGACGGGGTCGATGGCGTGCTGCTTGAATCTGCGCCCGGCACGCCGCCTCGGGTGCTGGCGCATGCGGCGCGGGCATTTCCCACGGGGTTGCGCGCTGAATTTTTCGCCCTCAACACGGCTGATTTCGACGAACTGCACCGCAGCGCCCTCGCCGCGCAGCAACTCGCCGATCTCTACGCCGAAGTCGTCGCCACCCTGCTGCGCGACAGCGGTGTGAGCGCCGCATCGGTTCGCGCCATCGGGGCGCATGGGCAGACGGTGCGTCATCGTCCCGATCTCGGTTACACCGCGCAAATCAATGCGCCGGCCTTGCTGGCCGAGCGTTGCGGCATCGCGGTGGTGGCCGACTTCCGCAGCCGCGACGTGGCGGCCGGCGGCCAGGGCGCGCCGCTGGTGCCCGCGTTTCATCGCGCCGTATTCGCGGTGGCGGGCGCCGATGTCGCCATACTCAACCTCGGCGGCTTTGCCAATCTCAGCCTGCTGTTTGCCGATGGCCGCACCCTCGGTTTCGACACCGGCCCCGGCAACGCCCTGCTCGATCATTGGGCGCAGCGCCATCTCGGGCATCCTTACGACGCCCAAGGCGCCTGGGCGGCGGGCGGCGCGGTGCGGGCGGATTTGCTCACGCAATTTCTGGCCGATCCCTACTTCTCGCGTGTCGCCCCAAAAAGCACCGGGCGCGACGACTTTCATCCGGCCTGGCTCGAACGTCATCTGTCGGCTCATGCGGCCCAAGCTTCGCCCCAGGATGTGCAGGCCACGCTGGCGGCATTGACCGCGCACAGCGTGGCCGAGGCGTTGCGGCGCGCCATGCCCGCCGTCTGCGAGTTGGTGATCTGCGGCGGCGGCGCGCGCAATACCGACCTGCTAAGCCGCCTACAGCAGGCGCTCCCCGGCGTGACCTGCCGCCCGAGCGACCACAGCGGCATACCCGCCGAACAGGTCGAAGCCGCCGCCTTCGCCTGGCTGGCGCAGCAAACCTTGTTGGGGCTGCCAAGCAACCTGCCCGCCGTCACAGGGGCCGCTGGCCCACGGGTGCTCGGGGCGGTCTATCCGGCTTGA
- the ssb gene encoding single-stranded DNA-binding protein encodes MASVNKVILVGNLGRDPETRFAPSGSAICNITLATSRNWKDKSSGEKREETEWHRVVFYDKLAEIAGEYLKKGRPVYVEGRLKTRKWTDKDGVEKYTTEIIAEEMQLLGGRDGGGGGGADDEGYSRNREADSGRAPSRPAPSRAPAAAASKPASDFSDMDDDIPF; translated from the coding sequence ATGGCCTCCGTCAACAAAGTCATCCTCGTCGGCAATCTCGGCCGCGACCCCGAAACCCGCTTCGCCCCCAGCGGCTCCGCCATCTGCAACATCACCCTCGCCACGTCGCGCAACTGGAAAGACAAATCCAGCGGCGAAAAGCGCGAGGAAACCGAGTGGCACCGCGTGGTGTTCTATGACAAGCTCGCCGAAATCGCGGGCGAATACCTCAAAAAAGGCCGCCCGGTGTATGTGGAAGGCCGCCTGAAAACCCGCAAGTGGACCGACAAGGACGGCGTCGAAAAATACACCACCGAAATCATCGCCGAAGAAATGCAACTGCTCGGCGGCCGTGATGGCGGGGGCGGCGGCGGTGCAGACGACGAAGGCTACAGCCGCAACCGCGAGGCCGACTCAGGCCGCGCCCCCAGCCGCCCCGCCCCCAGCCGCGCCCCCGCCGCGGCCGCCAGCAAACCGGCGAGCGACTTCAGCGACATGGACGACGACATTCCGTTCTAA